One genomic region from Prunus persica cultivar Lovell chromosome G3, Prunus_persica_NCBIv2, whole genome shotgun sequence encodes:
- the LOC109948036 gene encoding uncharacterized protein LOC109948036 — MSKPVLTGCLAKWALLLNQYEIIYTPVKAVKGQAVVDFLADHPITADWKISDDLPDEQVFFTDVSPAWMMFFDGSARKDGARAGVVFVSPERHVLPYSFSLSELCSNNVAEYQALIMGLQMAVKMKISSLEVYGDSMLVINQLLTHYEVRKDDLIPYHQLATQLLERFDFVTLEHVPRKDNQMADALANLAATLALTKDEAINLPVCQRWVVPLTLGTSQEGVNVISVLSIDVDDWRQPLIDYLEHGKLPDDSRHRSEVRRRAPRFIYYKEILYRRSFEGVFLRCLDEEDEFKAMEEAHSGICGAHQSGPKLHFQIKRMGYYWPTMVKDCMDYVKKCQACQFHANFIHQPPEPLHPTITSWPFDAWGLDVMGPIAPKSSDGHSYIFAAIDYFSKWVEAVPLKEVKKENVVMW, encoded by the coding sequence ACTTCTGAATCAGTATGAAATCATCTACACTCCAGTAAAGGCGGTTAAGGGGCAAGCTGTTGTAGATTTCCTAGCCGATCATCCAATTACAGCAGATTGGAAAATTTCAGATGACCTACCAGACGAACAAGTCTTCTTCACTGACGTTTCTCCTGCTTGGATGATGTTTTTTGATGGATCGGCTCGTAAAGATGGGGCGAGGGCTGGCGTAGTCTTTGTATCACCTGAGAGACACGTATTGCCCTATTCATTCTCCTTAAGTGAACTTTGCTCGAACAACGTTGCAGAATACCAAGCTTTGATCATGGGCTTACAAATGGCCGTGAAGATGAAGATATCGAGCTTAGAAGTATATGGTGACTCCATGTTAGTGATCAACCAACTGCTGACTCACTACGAAGTTAGAAAGGATGATCTAATTCCATACCACCAATTAGCCACACAATTACTAGAAAGGTTTGACTTCGTGACGCTGGAGCATGTGCCAAGAAAAGATAACCAAATGGCAGATGCCTTAGCCAACCTTGCCGCTACATTGGCATTGACAAAAGATGAAGCAATAAATCTTCCAGTTTGCCAACGTTGGGTCGTTCCATTAACGCTTGGGACATCGCAAGAAGGAGTCAACGTTATCTCGGTACTGTCCATTGACGTTGACGACTGGAGACAACCTTTAATTGATTATCTTGAGCATGGGAAACTGCCAGATGATTCAAGACATCGATCAGAGGTACGACGTCGCGCACCTCGATTCATTTATTACAAAGAAATTCTCTACCGTCGTTCATTTGAAGGCGTATTTCTAAGATGCTTGgacgaagaagatgaattCAAAGCAATGGAGGAGGCTCACTCAGGAATTTGTGGAGCACATCAATCAGGGCCGAAGCTacatttccaaataaaaaggaTGGGCTACTATTGGCCGACTATGGTCAAGGATTGCATGGATTATGTGAAGAAATGCCAAGCATGTCAATTCCATGCCAACTTTATCCACCAACCGCCGGAACCGCTACATCCTACAATTACTTCTTGGCCATTTGATGCGTGGGGTCTTGATGTGATGGGACCAATAGCACCTAAATCTTCCGACGGTCATTCTTACATCTTTGCAGCCATAGACTACTTCTCAAAATGGGTGGAAGCTGTGCCTCTAAAGGaagtgaagaaagaaaatgtggTGATGTGGTGA